The following proteins are co-located in the Pseudomonas sp. DY-1 genome:
- a CDS encoding efflux RND transporter permease subunit, translating into MISRFFIDRPVFAAVISIVIVLAGLAAMRALPIAQYPEILPPQVSVSAVYPGASSQVIAETVAAPLEQEINGVEGMIYQLSNSDSSGAMSLTVYFEVGRDPDQATIDVNNKVQAALAKLPEEVRRQGVKVEKKSSDILQVVTLFSPDNSRDPIFISNYALINVIDELKRIPGVGDASQFGSKDYSMRIWLRPDKLAQYDLTPSDVVSAIREQNSQFAAGSFGQQPLNQPQDFTYTVTTQGRFTDPKEFEGVILRSDATGASLLLKDVARVELGAQDYSLMTSLNGQQNAAFGIYLQPGANALDTAEAVNNTMERLAKRFPEGIAYKIPYDTTKFVEVSIEEVIHTFFEALILVVLVVFIFLQNWRATLIPVLAIPVSLVGTFAGMYVLGFSINLLTLFGMVLAIGIVVDDAIVVIENVERVMATKKIGPREAAIEAMEEVTGPIIAIVLVLCAVFIPVGFLGGLAGQMYQQFAITIAVSVVISGIVALTLSPALCALMLKPGHGEPAAPFRWFNRFFERMTSGYGAGVQFFLKRSLIGLLLFGGMLALLVILFGRVPGALVPDEDQGYVLNAYFLPPAASLTRTEELTSAVGEQLMKHPAVQDVVTFAGFDILTFGTRSNAGVSFVPLKDWSERTTPELDARNLTHTFMGMGAGQKDGIVLSFNPPPITGMSTTGGFESYIQDRSGGTVQQLEAVVQKFVAAASKRPELAGVNTTFNANVPQYYIDLDRTKARALGVAINDVFTAMQATFGSYYVNDFTLYGRTWQVSLQSEPEFRRKPDDLSQVYVRSTTDDLVPLSSLVRVERILGPDSYARFNVYPAAKVLGGPAPGYSSGQALEAMQEVANEVLGEDYSLGWIGSAYQELATHGSGSTAFIFGLIMVFLILAAQYERWTLPLAVVTAVPFAVFGAILAVWLRGIQNDVYFQVGLVTLIGLGAKNAILIVEFAVLCREQGMGPVEAALEAAKLRFRPIVMTSLAFILGCVPLAISSGAGSASRHSIGTGVIGGMLAATVLATFLIPMFFMLVEKASDWLDRKKSSKVEHAHEG; encoded by the coding sequence GTGATCTCGCGCTTCTTTATCGACCGCCCGGTCTTCGCTGCGGTCATCTCCATCGTGATCGTGCTCGCCGGCCTTGCCGCCATGCGCGCGCTGCCGATCGCCCAGTACCCCGAAATCCTCCCGCCGCAAGTGTCGGTCTCTGCGGTCTATCCCGGTGCCAGTTCCCAGGTGATCGCAGAAACGGTTGCCGCCCCTCTCGAGCAGGAAATCAACGGCGTCGAGGGCATGATCTACCAGCTGTCCAACTCCGACAGCAGTGGTGCCATGAGCCTGACCGTGTATTTCGAAGTGGGCCGCGACCCCGACCAGGCCACCATCGACGTCAACAACAAGGTCCAGGCCGCGCTCGCCAAGTTGCCCGAAGAGGTGCGCCGGCAGGGCGTGAAGGTGGAGAAGAAATCCTCCGACATCCTCCAGGTGGTCACCCTCTTTTCGCCGGACAACTCCCGTGACCCGATCTTTATCAGCAACTACGCGCTGATCAACGTGATCGACGAGTTGAAGCGGATTCCCGGCGTGGGCGATGCCAGCCAGTTCGGCTCCAAGGACTATTCCATGCGTATCTGGCTGCGGCCGGACAAGCTGGCGCAGTACGACCTCACACCCAGCGACGTGGTCAGCGCCATCCGCGAGCAGAACTCCCAGTTCGCCGCCGGCAGCTTTGGCCAGCAACCGCTCAACCAGCCCCAGGACTTCACCTACACGGTGACCACCCAGGGTCGCTTCACCGATCCCAAGGAGTTCGAGGGCGTCATCCTGCGTTCCGACGCCACCGGCGCCAGCCTGTTGCTCAAAGATGTGGCGCGCGTGGAGCTGGGGGCCCAGGACTACTCCCTCATGACCTCCCTGAACGGCCAGCAGAACGCCGCCTTCGGTATCTACCTGCAACCGGGTGCCAACGCCCTGGATACCGCCGAAGCGGTCAACAACACGATGGAACGCCTGGCCAAGCGCTTCCCCGAGGGCATCGCCTACAAGATCCCCTATGACACGACCAAGTTCGTCGAGGTGTCGATCGAAGAGGTGATCCACACCTTCTTCGAAGCCTTGATTCTGGTGGTGCTGGTGGTCTTCATCTTCCTGCAGAACTGGCGGGCGACGCTGATCCCGGTGCTGGCGATCCCGGTGTCGTTGGTCGGTACCTTCGCCGGCATGTACGTGCTCGGTTTCTCCATCAACCTGCTGACGCTGTTCGGCATGGTGCTGGCCATCGGCATCGTGGTAGACGACGCCATCGTGGTGATCGAGAACGTCGAGCGGGTGATGGCGACGAAGAAGATCGGCCCGCGCGAAGCGGCGATCGAAGCCATGGAGGAGGTGACCGGGCCGATCATCGCCATCGTGCTGGTGCTCTGTGCGGTGTTCATCCCGGTAGGCTTCCTCGGCGGTCTGGCAGGACAGATGTACCAGCAGTTCGCGATCACAATTGCGGTATCCGTGGTGATTTCCGGCATCGTGGCGCTGACGCTTTCGCCAGCTCTCTGTGCCCTGATGCTCAAGCCTGGCCATGGCGAGCCGGCCGCGCCGTTCCGCTGGTTCAACCGCTTCTTCGAGCGCATGACCTCGGGCTATGGCGCTGGCGTGCAGTTCTTCCTCAAACGGTCGCTGATCGGCCTGTTGCTGTTTGGCGGCATGCTCGCCCTGCTGGTCATCCTCTTCGGCCGGGTGCCTGGCGCCCTGGTGCCGGATGAAGACCAGGGCTACGTGCTCAATGCCTACTTCCTGCCGCCGGCAGCCTCCCTGACCCGGACCGAGGAGCTCACCAGCGCCGTCGGAGAGCAGCTGATGAAACATCCGGCCGTGCAGGACGTGGTTACCTTCGCCGGCTTCGACATCCTCACCTTCGGCACGCGCAGCAACGCCGGGGTGTCCTTCGTGCCGCTGAAGGACTGGAGCGAGCGCACCACGCCCGAACTGGATGCGCGCAACCTCACGCACACTTTCATGGGCATGGGCGCCGGGCAGAAGGACGGCATTGTGCTGTCGTTCAACCCGCCTCCCATCACCGGCATGAGTACCACCGGCGGTTTCGAGTCCTATATCCAGGACCGTAGCGGCGGCACCGTGCAGCAACTGGAAGCGGTCGTGCAGAAGTTCGTTGCCGCGGCGTCGAAGCGGCCCGAGTTGGCCGGGGTGAACACCACCTTCAACGCCAACGTGCCGCAGTACTACATCGACCTGGACCGCACCAAGGCACGGGCCCTGGGCGTGGCGATCAACGACGTGTTCACCGCCATGCAGGCCACCTTCGGCAGCTACTACGTCAACGACTTCACGCTCTACGGCCGTACCTGGCAGGTGAGCCTTCAGTCGGAGCCGGAGTTCCGTCGCAAGCCGGATGACCTCAGCCAGGTCTATGTGCGTTCCACCACTGATGACCTGGTACCGCTGTCGTCACTGGTGCGCGTTGAGCGCATTCTGGGGCCGGACTCCTACGCCCGTTTCAACGTCTACCCGGCGGCCAAGGTGCTCGGCGGTCCGGCGCCTGGCTACAGCTCCGGCCAGGCGCTGGAGGCGATGCAGGAAGTGGCGAACGAGGTGCTGGGTGAGGACTACAGCCTTGGCTGGATCGGCTCGGCGTATCAGGAGCTGGCTACTCACGGTTCCGGTAGCACGGCGTTCATCTTCGGCCTGATCATGGTGTTCCTCATCCTTGCCGCCCAGTACGAGCGCTGGACCCTGCCGCTGGCGGTGGTCACCGCGGTGCCCTTCGCAGTGTTCGGCGCGATCCTCGCCGTGTGGTTGCGGGGTATCCAGAACGACGTGTACTTCCAGGTCGGCCTGGTGACCCTGATCGGCCTGGGGGCGAAGAACGCGATCCTCATCGTCGAATTCGCCGTGCTTTGCCGGGAACAGGGCATGGGGCCGGTGGAGGCCGCGCTTGAGGCTGCGAAGCTGCGCTTCCGCCCGATCGTGATGACCTCGCTGGCCTTCATCCTCGGTTGCGTGCCGCTGGCCATCAGCTCGGGTGCCGGCTCGGCAAGTCGTCATTCCATCGGCACCGGGGTGATCGGCGGCATGCTCGCCGCCACCGTGCTGGCGACCTTCCTGATCCCCATGTTCTTCATGCTGGTGGAGAAGGCCTCGGACTGGCTGGATCGCAAAAAGTCGTCCAAGGTCGAGCACGCGCATGAGGGTTAG
- a CDS encoding Bcr/CflA family multidrug efflux MFS transporter, whose protein sequence is MTFRILLLLGALSAFGPMAIDFYLPSFPAMAKAFATDVEHVQLTLASYFIGLALGQLIYGPLADRFGRRPPLLVGVTIFTLASVACSLAPSLEWLVGARFVQALGGCAGMVVSRAVVRDLCDPIASAKAFSQLMLVMGLAPILAPLGGGLLLELFGWQSIFWALTLFSALVLLGIAFWLPETLSNITPRAPLSGALGQYRRLLGDWQFLAYGMSGGFAIAGMFAYIAGSPFVFIQLYGVPPEHYGWLFGSNAAGFILVAQINAVLLRRRGPAFWMRRVIWVYLVCALALLGVSSLQTQSLWPLLLPLFGCIASLGCILPNASACAMAGQGQNAGSASALMGSLQFGVAAGAAALVGWLHDGSAMPLALVISLCGCAAVACALLTWRLDRNGQAPLG, encoded by the coding sequence ATGACTTTCCGCATCCTCCTCCTGCTCGGGGCCCTCAGCGCCTTCGGGCCGATGGCCATCGATTTCTACCTGCCCAGCTTCCCGGCCATGGCCAAGGCCTTCGCCACCGATGTGGAGCATGTGCAGCTCACCCTGGCGTCCTACTTCATTGGCCTCGCACTCGGTCAACTGATCTATGGTCCGCTGGCGGATCGTTTCGGTCGGCGTCCGCCGCTGCTGGTGGGCGTGACCATTTTCACCCTGGCTTCGGTCGCCTGCTCCCTGGCACCCAGCCTGGAGTGGCTGGTCGGCGCACGCTTCGTCCAGGCCCTGGGCGGCTGTGCGGGGATGGTGGTGTCGCGGGCTGTGGTGCGTGACCTGTGCGATCCCATCGCCTCGGCCAAGGCCTTCTCGCAGTTGATGCTGGTGATGGGCCTGGCGCCGATCCTGGCGCCGCTGGGCGGAGGGCTGCTCCTTGAGCTTTTCGGCTGGCAGTCGATCTTCTGGGCGCTGACCCTGTTCAGCGCGCTGGTGCTGCTGGGAATCGCCTTCTGGCTGCCGGAGACGCTCTCCAACATCACTCCGCGTGCGCCATTGAGTGGCGCCCTCGGGCAGTACCGTCGGTTGCTCGGCGACTGGCAATTTCTCGCCTACGGCATGAGCGGTGGTTTCGCCATCGCCGGCATGTTCGCCTACATCGCCGGCTCCCCCTTCGTATTCATCCAGCTTTATGGCGTGCCGCCGGAGCACTATGGCTGGCTATTCGGCTCCAACGCCGCGGGCTTCATCCTGGTCGCCCAGATCAATGCCGTTTTGCTGCGCCGTCGCGGGCCGGCCTTCTGGATGCGACGGGTGATCTGGGTCTATCTGGTGTGCGCGTTGGCGCTGCTGGGGGTTTCCAGCTTGCAGACACAATCGCTGTGGCCGCTTCTGCTACCGCTGTTCGGCTGCATCGCCAGCCTGGGGTGCATCCTGCCCAACGCCTCGGCATGCGCAATGGCCGGCCAGGGCCAGAACGCGGGTAGCGCCTCGGCGCTGATGGGCAGTCTGCAGTTTGGAGTGGCGGCAGGAGCTGCCGCCCTTGTGGGCTGGTTGCACGATGGCAGTGCCATGCCCCTGGCCCTGGTCATCAGCCTGTGCGGCTGCGCGGCAGTCGCCTGTGCGCTGCTGACTTGGCGCCTCGACCGCAACGGCCAGGCGCCCCTGGGTTAA
- a CDS encoding zinc-binding alcohol dehydrogenase family protein: protein MKAVAYFHNLPIDNPESLQDILLPEPQPGPRDLLVEVRAISVNPVDTKVRRNAPPEAGQPKVLGWDVAGVVKSVGSDVTLFQPGDRVFYAGDLTRPGGNAEFHRVDERIVGHMPESLDFAQAAALPLTSITAWELLFDRLQIPEGKADLGQSLLVVGAAGGVGSILVQLARQLTGLTVIGTASRPETQSWVRELGAQHVLDHSKPLADELSRAGLAQVTHVASLTQTDQHLDQLVEALAPQGRLGLIDDPASLDVAKLKRKSLSLHWEFMYTRSMFQTPDILEQHRLLERVSQLIDAGVLKTTVGEHFGTINAANLRRAHVLLESGKAKGKIVLEGF from the coding sequence ATGAAAGCCGTCGCCTACTTCCACAACCTGCCCATCGACAACCCCGAATCCCTGCAGGACATCCTGCTGCCGGAGCCGCAACCGGGCCCGCGCGACCTGCTGGTGGAGGTACGCGCCATCTCGGTCAATCCGGTGGACACCAAGGTCCGCCGCAACGCGCCTCCCGAGGCTGGGCAACCCAAGGTGCTGGGCTGGGACGTTGCCGGCGTGGTCAAGTCGGTGGGCAGCGACGTCACCCTGTTCCAGCCGGGCGACCGCGTTTTCTACGCCGGTGACCTGACCCGTCCGGGCGGCAACGCGGAGTTCCATCGGGTGGATGAACGCATCGTCGGCCACATGCCCGAAAGCCTGGACTTCGCCCAGGCCGCCGCTTTGCCACTGACCTCCATCACCGCCTGGGAGCTGCTGTTCGACCGTCTGCAGATCCCCGAAGGCAAGGCCGACCTGGGCCAGAGCCTGCTGGTGGTGGGCGCCGCGGGTGGCGTGGGTTCGATCCTCGTACAACTGGCCCGACAGCTCACCGGCCTGACCGTGATTGGCACTGCCTCGCGTCCGGAAACCCAGTCCTGGGTCCGCGAACTGGGGGCCCAGCATGTGCTGGATCACAGCAAGCCCCTGGCCGATGAACTGAGCCGCGCCGGTCTCGCCCAGGTTACTCATGTGGCCAGCCTGACCCAGACCGACCAGCACCTGGATCAGTTGGTAGAGGCCCTGGCGCCCCAGGGCCGCCTCGGCCTGATCGACGACCCGGCATCGCTGGATGTGGCCAAGCTCAAGCGCAAGAGCCTCTCCCTGCACTGGGAGTTCATGTACACACGCTCGATGTTCCAGACCCCGGACATCCTCGAGCAGCACCGCCTGCTGGAGCGCGTCAGCCAACTGATCGACGCGGGCGTGCTGAAGACCACCGTGGGCGAACACTTTGGCACCATCAATGCCGCCAACCTGCGCCGTGCCCATGTGCTGCTGGAAAGCGGCAAGGCTAAGGGCAAGATCGTGCTGGAAGGTTTCTGA